One region of Bacteroidales bacterium genomic DNA includes:
- a CDS encoding endonuclease: MKKFFIEILLLSLLFINAYTQPPPGYYDNAAGFSGNPLKTALHNIIKNHTVINYSDLWTAFQTTDDKPNGKVWDIYSDVPGGTPPYEYTFISDQCGGYSTEGDCYNREHSFPVSWFGDTSPMNSDLFQIYPTDGYVNNKRGNLPYGNVGTSSWTSLNGSKTGTCNNPGYFGTVFEPIDEYKGDLARTYFYMAVRYYTEDSGWPGSDMVTGAEPKTWAINMLLNWHSDDTVSEKEINRNNAIYTIQNNRNPFIDHPDWVLSIWGPTAGIEKIKESLQIKTFPNPVTEYFSISCNCNIMFDKIEIYNTTGMLIKELINTNGNYINVSGLDAGVYTVKASLPSVNAVTKIIIIPKN; this comes from the coding sequence ATGAAAAAGTTTTTTATTGAAATACTGCTCTTGTCTTTATTATTCATTAATGCATACACACAGCCACCACCCGGGTATTATGACAATGCGGCCGGTTTTTCGGGAAATCCTTTAAAAACTGCTTTGCACAATATTATTAAAAATCATACTGTTATTAACTATTCTGATTTGTGGACAGCTTTTCAGACTACCGATGACAAACCCAATGGCAAGGTATGGGATATTTACTCAGATGTTCCGGGAGGTACACCGCCTTATGAATATACTTTTATTTCCGATCAATGTGGTGGTTACAGCACAGAAGGTGACTGTTACAACAGAGAACACTCTTTTCCTGTAAGCTGGTTTGGTGACACCTCCCCTATGAACAGCGACTTGTTTCAAATTTATCCAACAGATGGCTATGTAAACAACAAAAGAGGGAACCTTCCTTATGGAAATGTGGGTACAAGCAGTTGGACATCCTTAAACGGAAGCAAAACAGGAACATGTAATAACCCTGGCTATTTTGGAACTGTTTTTGAACCTATTGATGAATATAAAGGGGACCTGGCTCGTACATATTTTTATATGGCTGTTCGCTATTATACTGAAGATTCTGGTTGGCCAGGAAGCGATATGGTTACAGGAGCTGAGCCAAAAACCTGGGCTATTAATATGTTATTAAACTGGCATAGCGATGATACGGTTAGCGAGAAAGAAATAAATAGAAACAATGCAATTTACACAATACAAAACAACCGCAACCCTTTTATTGACCATCCCGATTGGGTATTAAGTATATGGGGACCAACAGCAGGCATTGAAAAAATTAAAGAGTCGTTACAGATAAAAACTTTTCCCAACCCTGTAACAGAATATTTTTCAATTTCCTGCAATTGTAATATTATGTTTGACAAAATTGAAATTTACAACACAACGGGAATGTTAATAAAAGAATTAATCAATACAAACGGAAATTATATTAATGTTTCTGGCCTCGATGCTGGAGTGTACACGGTCAAAGCATCTTTACCTTCTGTTAATGCAGTAACTAAGATAATTATTATTCCAAAAAACTAA
- a CDS encoding bile acid:sodium symporter — protein sequence MFTLKRIIAFMKIIFNVLRYFGLDWFIIALAAMITLAFFFPLVGAKDSAIPLTHIATYGVSLIFFFYGLGLNMQKLVKGLSNWKLHLFTQLSTFILFPIIVICAKIIAGGQGQEMLWLGIFFLACLPSTVSSAVVMVSIAKGNVTAAIFNASISTLIGVFLTPFFIGLYMSNATVDVDYRTILLKLTLQVVLPVILGMLLNRHFGKWAFKNRPKLRYFDQSVILLIIYTSFCESFSQKVFEGYSVLLILELMATVIFLFYVVYGITYLIARAFKFSYADTITHMFCSSTKSLVHASVISKILFASSPYIGIILLPIMMYHPLQLLFISIFARKEARKKKEKKV from the coding sequence TTGTTTACACTGAAACGTATCATAGCTTTCATGAAGATAATTTTCAATGTATTAAGGTATTTTGGCCTCGACTGGTTCATTATTGCACTGGCAGCCATGATAACACTTGCATTTTTCTTTCCATTAGTCGGCGCAAAGGATTCTGCAATACCCTTAACGCACATTGCAACATATGGAGTGTCCTTGATATTTTTCTTTTATGGCCTGGGGCTGAATATGCAGAAACTTGTAAAAGGCTTAAGCAACTGGAAACTACATTTGTTCACACAGTTGTCAACCTTTATTTTGTTTCCGATAATAGTAATTTGCGCAAAAATTATTGCAGGAGGTCAGGGGCAAGAGATGCTTTGGCTCGGGATATTTTTTCTGGCATGCCTGCCATCCACGGTTTCCTCTGCAGTGGTTATGGTTTCTATAGCCAAAGGCAATGTTACGGCTGCCATTTTTAATGCAAGCATATCTACCTTGATAGGCGTGTTTCTCACTCCATTCTTCATCGGTTTATACATGAGCAATGCAACTGTAGATGTTGACTACAGGACAATTTTGCTAAAATTAACTTTGCAGGTTGTGCTTCCTGTTATTCTTGGTATGCTGCTCAACAGGCATTTTGGCAAGTGGGCATTCAAGAATCGCCCCAAACTTCGATATTTCGACCAGAGCGTTATATTGCTGATTATATACACCTCTTTCTGTGAATCATTTAGCCAAAAGGTTTTTGAAGGCTATTCTGTATTATTAATACTTGAACTTATGGCCACCGTCATTTTCTTATTTTATGTTGTTTATGGTATCACTTACCTTATTGCCAGGGCTTTTAAATTTAGTTATGCCGACACCATCACTCACATGTTTTGCAGTTCCACCAAATCTCTTGTACACGCAAGTGTGATTTCTAAAATATTATTTGCCAGTAGTCCATATATAGGTATTATTCTGCTTCCAATTATGATGTATCATCCCTTGCAACTCTTGTTTATCAGTATATTTGCGAGAAAAGAAGCAAGAAAAAAGAAGGAAAAAAAAGTTTAG
- a CDS encoding GreA/GreB family elongation factor: protein MSRGFVKEDDQEDIPLVPPRAYLPEGVTNYVTQVGMKELLAEKQKMIYEKDNLNISNENEKRIAKNYINAKLILLNNRINSAKIVYLNDQQKNEIRFGATVTLKTEATNKVQTFQIVGVDEANISKGKLSFISPLAKVLLNKKTGDFAILKLAREERVFKIINICYETGNLISKKNKKIRKP from the coding sequence ATGAGCAGAGGATTTGTTAAAGAAGATGACCAGGAAGATATTCCGCTGGTGCCGCCAAGAGCTTATTTGCCAGAAGGAGTGACAAACTATGTGACTCAGGTAGGAATGAAGGAACTATTAGCAGAAAAACAAAAAATGATATATGAAAAAGATAATCTGAACATTTCAAATGAAAATGAAAAAAGGATAGCGAAGAACTATATAAATGCAAAATTAATCCTACTGAATAACAGAATCAATTCAGCAAAAATTGTTTATTTAAATGACCAACAGAAAAATGAGATAAGATTCGGGGCAACAGTAACTCTAAAAACTGAAGCAACTAATAAGGTTCAGACTTTTCAAATAGTTGGCGTTGATGAAGCAAATATTTCTAAAGGCAAACTTTCATTTATATCACCTTTAGCAAAAGTATTGTTGAATAAAAAAACCGGGGATTTTGCCATTTTAAAATTAGCCAGGGAAGAGCGCGTTTTTAAAATTATTAATATCTGTTATGAAACAGGTAATTTGATTTCGAAAAAAAATAAAAAAATCAGAAAGCCCTGA
- a CDS encoding menaquinone biosynthesis protein yields the protein MPDSLRIAAVSYTNTFPFVYGIEHSALLKDYHLALLPPAQCASVFESGKADIALVPSGALPGLKDYNIISPYCIGAHNEVKTVLLLSHKKIEDIKSVGLDTESGTSVLLVKVLAKNFWGIKPAWEHVNIPEDYKQAGTDALVVIGDKAVELSSHFSYQADFAAEWKRFTKLPFVFAVWICRNHVSEKEISLFNSALQYGLEHIPQVIKKYKNQGAPRLDKEAYFRENIDFHFDEVKKTSLQKFLTFIADLD from the coding sequence ATGCCTGATTCACTTCGTATTGCTGCTGTTTCATACACTAATACCTTTCCTTTTGTTTACGGAATAGAGCATTCAGCACTGCTTAAGGATTACCATCTGGCTCTCCTGCCCCCTGCTCAATGTGCTTCGGTATTTGAATCCGGGAAAGCAGATATTGCATTAGTGCCTTCAGGAGCTTTGCCCGGATTAAAAGATTATAACATCATAAGTCCATACTGCATTGGAGCACATAATGAAGTAAAAACCGTTTTATTGCTCAGCCATAAAAAAATTGAAGATATTAAATCAGTAGGGCTGGATACTGAATCAGGAACTTCGGTTTTGCTGGTTAAAGTCCTTGCCAAAAACTTTTGGGGCATAAAACCCGCTTGGGAACATGTAAATATTCCTGAAGATTACAAACAAGCCGGAACAGATGCTTTGGTAGTGATAGGTGACAAAGCCGTAGAGCTCTCTTCACACTTTTCTTATCAAGCCGACTTTGCCGCCGAATGGAAACGTTTTACCAAGCTACCTTTTGTTTTTGCTGTATGGATTTGCAGAAACCATGTTTCAGAGAAAGAAATATCCTTGTTTAATTCCGCACTGCAATACGGCCTTGAGCATATACCTCAAGTTATAAAAAAATACAAAAACCAAGGTGCCCCAAGGCTTGACAAGGAAGCATATTTCCGCGAAAACATTGATTTTCATTTCGATGAGGTAAAGAAAACTTCCTTGCAAAAATTTCTTACTTTTATCGCCGATTTGGATTAA